GTCATCACTTGACATGACGCTTAAGGTAAAGcagtgaccaaacaaaaaagtaACAAGATTCAGTACCTAAACTGTCATCTTCTGATTTATCTCATTCCATATCCCTTTACCTTCTTATATAAATTCACACTGAAACCTTTCTTGCTGGTTGGTTTGAAACTTTATTTATACACAGAGAGCTTTCATTTTTCCGGCTGATTTGGTATTTGAattgttttcttatatgttttcATGTAGAATGAAATTGTGATTATGGAACCCAAAGTCAAGTCAGATGCAGCAGAAGGGAAGAAGAAGTCACAGGCCAAAAAGACGAAAAAAGATAAAAGCATTAATGTATTTGTAGTTCTAAATTTCTCTATTTGCTTCTCTGACTTTTCGGTTAATAAGCTCTAAGAATGAATGGGCTTCGTGGCGCAGCCGATAACTTCAACGAGCATGGCTAGTCCTGTTGATAAGACTATTGAACAGTAAGTACCTCAACAATCCTTTTTTGCGTGTTTGATgaattgttttcttgttttctctGAGCCATACTTGTTCTTACATATCCAGTGAATCTTCTGTCAAACTTGAACCGGAAGAAGATTCTATGGAACCGGAAAGAGGTCGAGTGGAAGCTACTACAGTTGACCGTGATGGTAAAAAGATCTTTCTCAATTGACGAAtaatttgaatttgttttgttttgttatgcGCTCATAATTCTTATTTCTTTATTCACCACCTTCAAGATATGAAAAACATGGCTGGAGAAGATTCACTGTCGAAAATTTTGGAGCCAGTCCTTGAAGGAGCTACAGCGAGATACAATTCAGCTCTTGACACGACGCTAAAGGTAAACCAGTATACGTTAACTGTGGTCTTCTGATTCAGCTCAttccatattttctttgatAAGTTCAAAAAAAGTGTTGGTATTGCAGGCCCTTCTGAGCATAAACGTTCTTAAAAAACAAGTTCTAAATTACAATAAGCAACCAGTTCATGACAACCTAGAAGAACAAGTTCTATGTGCGCTACAAATTTTATTCACTGCGGCTGTGTCAGAGGAAATAAAAACTGAGGGAGTCTACAGTCTCATCTTGAGAGACTTACTCGTGTCCTTAGAAGCAGTTAATTGCATGGTTCGTGTGAATAATATTAGCTTCGAAGCatcatattctatttttatattttaataagctTAACTAAAGGTAATGTATATTTTCAGTCGAGTGGTGCTGCTGAGGTACTTGTAACCATCCTTGAGTCTTGGCATTGCTGGAAAAATTCAGAAAGAGAAAGCTTGGTGACTCGCCTTTTCACGTTGGAGGAAAATGAAAGAATGAGTTGTAGAAAATGCGGAAGGAAGCCAAATTATCCAGAGCAGAGTTCTTACGGCATTGTTGTAgcttcagattcaatcagaaaCGTTAAGgtatgttttcattaatttgGCTTCTTGCCTTTCCTTAGAGAAACTGGTACTTCCCCTTTATAAAGCTGTTATGTGCTTTTCATATATGCAGTGTGCTTTTGGGGATATAAAGTTTGTGGATGTCCTCAAGGTGACCCGCATgaattataaaatgttatgtgACATTAAAACTGGAGGCTGTGGAACGTCAAATTGTGTTCATCACGTTATAAGTAGATGCCCACCTATCTTCATAATCGGTAAGTTTTTGAAAACCATGATTATGATCTCATATACTTATTTCATTGGCTATGGTTATAATAAAATAACGTTGGTGTTTTGTAGTGTTAGAATGGGAGAAGAGTGAAACTGAAAAGGAAATTTCTGAAACAACAAAAGCTCTGGAGTGGGAGATAGATATCAGCAGGCTGTACGAAGGCTTAGAACCAAACACTAACTACCGTCTTGTGTctatggttaaaaaaaaaaaaaacttgtcctATTGTTCTTCTGTGTTTCTCTGTAATAGTCTCTGATATAAGGGATGTGAATGCAGGTTGGTTATggtgaagaagacgaagaacacATCTGCATGGTTTATGAAAAGAACAGGTGGGTCAATCTCAGACGTGAGTCTTTAGCAGGAGAGGTACGACATAAACGGTTGATTTTGTCTTCCTTGTGTTGAATTGTTGGAATATATGTGTGGGAATGGCGTAGGTTGTTGGTAGCTGGAAGAGTGTGGTTAGATTCTGTGGAGAAAGGAAGATTCGGCCAGAGATTCTGTTCTATGAAGCTGTCCTATATGTGAGGACCTAACAAGTGTATCAACATGGTGAAAACCATCATCGATGTATAAAACATTGAGAATTTGGCTCTGACATTATGTACTTAGACTCATATCTTGAATCAAGTTTGATAGTCATGTTAAACTTGATCTTTTCAAGAGACACCAATGTGCAAAGAGTACATGTACAGTTTTTAAGCTGATTGTTTTTGCTGGGCATAGTAAAGATATTTACAGGTGCAGACTTGTACTTGCGCTTACTTTACTTGCCTCCAGGTTACTGTTCTAGCAGAAGGTACCACAGCAAGTGGAAGCAAAGCATCAGGACCCGCCATTTGGGAACTTAACTTTGTTTGGTTCCTAGTCATTCGTCGACTATGCACCAATGgcttcttctgcttcttgtCTCGCAAGTCAGAAGAAGCAAGCACAACATTTTATTGACAAACAGGAACTCAATTCCAGATTCTACTTCATTTAAGTGTGTCCAGTGCACCATTCTCTCCTTTTCCAGCAGATTCTACTTCCatttattatttagattttaattttataagttaGTGTAATGATTCATTCTTATCTCGACTGATTTTGCGTTTCAttgtaacttttttataataattcggaaaaaaaaacgaacaaGCCCAGCCAAAACGAGTAAAAACTAGAGGCTAATAATTAACTAAGTAAAAACTAGAGGCTAATAATTAACTAAGAAAACGAACAAGTAACTAAACCAAACAATAACCCAACTAATTAAACCCCAAACCGCCGGACGCAGACGATCCAGTGCAGCTAATACCGTTCCCAACCAAAGCTGAAGCCGCAGCAACCGCATTGCTCCGCTCCAAATGGCAGAGCTGACGCAGCTTAGTGGGGACATACCAAATGGAGAGGCGAGGATGAGCGTTGAAAACAGCGTCTATGTCCCAGCCATGACGACAAGCTATGTTCACAAGCGGCTTGTAACATGCCTGACGCCACGACCCAACGTTCTCGCCGCGTTCTTTAAACGCTCTTCGTAGAGCGTTTGAAGCTTCTTCGTCTAGGCAGTGGAGTGCGTAGCAATGAACGTAGTGTCGCATCTTCGGCTTGTTTATGTAACTCGCTCCGGACTTCTTGGCGTATCTGAATACTTGGTTCGTCAcctatttacatatttttccaAAACATTAAAATCAGTATTTAATAGCTCCAAACAGAAAGTACCAATATTTATGTTGTAAAAAGATTATCATAAAAACAATGGAACTAAAAATttgagaaagaacaaaaaaaaaaggagttttattcgCTTAAATTTTctgtactttaaaaaaaaataacgtgCGTCTGTACAAGCAATGGCACAGAGCTCATGGATTATGTACTATCGTCACTCAAAGAAAGGAGACACTATTACCCGCTGAGCAATATCATGTATCCAAATATCATTTCtaaatatatacacacaaaaaaatatccttattaattggcaaaaagtataatatctatGTTTATTTACGCACATGCATGCAGAAATTGATCGAATCTAAATGCATAAGGACATCGTATCTTAGTACTTGCTATCTCATGTCGTTTTTAGACTAAAACAAAACAACGACTGTGTTTTTATCCTAACTCGACACGTTGTCGTACGCTGACTCTGTCAAAACTTTAAATTGAAATCTAACTATATTCGTTAACAAAATGAAAATGTAAATCAGAACCTATATAAATCTATGCCACACATagcaaaaactaaaaagaaaataaaaaaataatactggAAAACAAAACACTGACCTAGTGACTTGTCAAACTTACTTTAAAACAGCTGTCGATGATAATGGCTATGGTATCCCTACCATACCTCATAAATTCCGACAgaactaatatataaatatatttttctttttttttgcgcaacataaatatatttttctaaaaataataataatgtaaaaGTAAACGTACGGCTAGGATTAAGTCTTGGAAGATACCTTGGTGGGGCATTTTTCGCCACGGTCTTTAGCAATGGTCTGAACCTGAATAAGAAACTCGCGACACTGTTCGTACAAGTGGAAAAGATAATCCAAACCGTTCTTTTTGCCACGTGCCACTTCCCCTGGCTCCGTTACGATGAACGGAtgctctctctgtctctcaaTCCCCAAcacaccaccacctcctcctccgttACCGTCATCGTCATCATCACCTTCGTTCATGTCATCATCGGTTTCCACTGACGTCACCATCTGTTTCTTTCTGCGTCTTTGCTGTGGCTTCTTCATCTTTGCCTGCCCTGCGTCCCAATAgcctcctcctccgccgttGTTCCCCGCCGCATCGGTATGTTCTAGCTGATGCACTGGCTCCTCTGATAACCCTGTCCAATCATCTATATATACTTTTTGTCACAATCACATAATTTCTATACACTATAACTAATCCTCGTACTTCTTGCAATAGGTCTAATATATAACAACCTGACTGCACTGCATAGTGTATAAACTGTATACACAATAGCACGTTAAGGGGTGGTTTTAGTGacaaatagataaaatattcgTTTACAccccaaatattaaaaaatattatacatatattaaatatcACTCAAATCATCAATCaagattattaaaatttaaagtaaaaaatgtatataatccCTTAAATTTTAGATGAGGCTCCTATAAACGCatatttactattttcacaACTTTATTATACACAAATAAACGTGGAACGTgagaaatacatgtatatattcAATGATATTGGTACTTTCTTTTTGCTGAATTGTAAACATCATTAATATGATGAAATGACCTGCAAATATCATTATTATGTTGTTATTGTACCTTCTTGAGAGAGTGCATCAAGAGCGTGATGAGTGCCGGAATCACCTGCGGCGGAGAGTATCAAATGACGGCGTCTAGAAgacccctcctcctcctcttctagCAACCGTCTCCGTTCAGCTCTCACGGCGGCTTTGACACCGTACCGTTCACCGACGAGAAGCTCCCAACGAAAGATATGAGAGAGGCTATTCATCATATCCTCAAGCTCCTCGTCCTTCATGCCCACAAGCGTGCTCGCCGTGAAACCTAGCTCGGCTATCTTCGCCGCCGTGTAAAAACGTACACCGTAAGGACCGAACAAACCCTCCAACCCACCTAGTCTCATTCCAAACGCTGCCGTCTGCGGTGTTGCGGGGGGTTGTTGCTGCGGTGGAGGAGGAACCGGAGGTGGTGGTTGTTGAACCATTGCTCTCGTTGGGTTCCATCGGAATAAGCCACTCGTGAAACCTTCAGGATCCATATTCTCtttctttactctttttttgaGGAGGTTGCTTTATTGTTAAAATGACCAGTCGAGCAGCTTCTATATATACAACAGTAAAGAatctagaaaataaattaaaactttttgaatattcttattttatatatctgttTATTGCAATAAAGTACGTATGTAtatgtaatattatataaagaagATATGTGTCTTGCTGGAAAATTGACAGTTGTGACTAAACAAGTCAAGCTTTTTTATCTTTCATCGACATTCTtttttctctatatactgaTTATGACCCTTTGTCATTTGACACGTTAAGTTATAAAATGATTAGGGTTTTTATTGTGTTCTCTTCTTTttattaatacatttttatttttaaatttatctcttacgtttttaatagttttttactTCTGCAATTGTCTCTTTGAATCGTGCAATATTGTGTATACCGTTATAATTTGTACGAAACTCTTTGCAGCAACCGGAGAAATGTATATATTTCTCTGTAGTGTCCTTTACATAACTCAAACGAATAAGTTATCCACATAGGCTACTGAGTACGTCTTTTTAAGTTATGGTATAAGttctgataaatttataatgaaaataattttgtgtGATAAGAAATATCAGCATTGTCTGAACGCGAATCTCGTGGACATTAAATGAGATTGTTAATTTATAGCAAAAATaggaatttaatttttttttctgcagtgcaataataaattttgagtATTTATAGATTTACAGGGAATTgatttgcatttagagaacaAAGATTAATAAATGCAAAGTGAAAACCTCAAAAGAAGGAGTCAGGAGTGTTTCAGTCTATCTAATCCCATGAACTTTGGGGTCTAATCTCTTCTACGATCATTACGTGTTGTCATCACCCTGATCTATTATTACACCTGTCCTGAACATAAATTttcgtttctatttttttttgtcaatcttTTCTAGGTAAAAAAGCAAAActatcttataaaaaaaaattctcaaaccGATAAAATACATTGATGTTATAGAAACAAACATCTAACTTGTTGTTTAATTGCTTTACTACTAATTTTTTGGGTGAGGTATTCTTTTGGCATCATCAGTATGAAGActaacttcattttttttttttgctaaactgtaaATATTATAGATGAAAGAAAGATAATACAAAGTAGAATCTTATGTTTGTGTCATCTtggcaaaaagaaataaaaacaagatgGGACACAAGTTTGAACAACAAAAGATCTGACTTATCTCAACCACAAGATCATTAGTGTGTCGAAGTGCTTTCTGTGTCTCCTTGCCGAGATGATGTTACGAATTTCTTTGTCAATAGCATGGAAGACAGTTGCAGCAGGGACTGATGACTGGTTATGGATCAGATTATTTCTCTGTTTCCATAAGTGATAGATAGTGGATTGAGTCGCCAGTTTCCTAAGAAGAATGAGCTTTGGTGGCGCACCTCTAATCCAAGATAGCAGCTCTGCCCAGTCGGTAAACGTATTTGATGGTGGATGGCATCTTGCGAACACCCCTCCCCACACTTCTTTGCTGAACTCGCATCGTAGAAGCAGATGATCTCGTGATTCTTCATAATTTGAGCAAAAAGGGCAGAGAGGCGAGATCGCCATTCCCCACGCTGCCAGTCTTGCCCTCGTCGGTAGTCTATCATAATTTGCAATCCACATGGTAAAGCTCAGCTTCGGTATGGCTCCTTTGAACCAAACCACGTCCACCCATGGTTTTATCGCTTGTCTCGGCCTAAGCACTTCCCATGTTGAGGAGGACCTGAAAACACGTAAGGGGGAGTCACCAGCAATCCATTCATATATGTCATCAATATCAGCAGATAAGGGGAGATTTATAGTAGAGAGATAGGCATGTATGTTCACTTCCCTCTGCGATCTAGGATGAGGAAGAGTCCAAACCGATCCAGCAGTTGCATCAACGACAGCAGCGTTCATTCTGACTCTTAGTGCTCTTGGACCAGACTGTCCGATATATGTAATTAACTGACCAAGAGGCGTCCATGGGTCGAACCAGAAGCTGGTAGAATTTCCATTTCCTAGCTTAGTTCGACAGAACTGGATCGCCAACGGCCGCAAGTCTAGCAATTTCCTCCAGGCCCACGAGTCAGTTGTTGATGGGTTTATTGACCAAAAAGATTGCCCGTTCAGGTGTATGTTCCAGTGCCAGTCCACCCAGAGCGAAGGAGCCTTTGACAGAAGTAACCAAATGAATTTCAAGCACAACACCCTGTTCCAGGACGAGAAGCTCCGTAACCCGAGACCCCCTTCATTTTTTGGTAGGCAGACCGTAGTCCAAGCTACCTTAGCTATACCTCTCCGCTCATTGCTACCAGACCACAAGAAGCGAGAACAGATAGATTCTATGTTCATTATACAGGTCTTTGGTAGGATGAATGCTGAAGTCCAAAAATTGACTGTGCCAAAGATAACCGTCTTCAATAGCTGCAGTCTACCTGCGAAAGATAGCATCTTCGCTGACCATGAGTGGAGGCTCGAATTGATCTTATTCATTAAAGGTGCATACTCAGAGACCTTCAACCTTCTGCTCATCAATGGAAGCCCGAGATACCTGATGGGGAGGTGACCAGAAGGAAAACCATAGCTAGTAATAGCAGCGGTTTCACTTTGGTCCAGTCCCGAGGTGAATAACTCTGTTTTAGTGGTGTTCATATGGAGGCCCGACCAGGAGGCAAAGTCGTCAAGGCATTCAGAGATCCCATGTAGGCTGTTGCTAGTCCCGTCGAAGAAC
The sequence above is a segment of the Brassica napus cultivar Da-Ae unplaced genomic scaffold, Da-Ae ScsIHWf_1388;HRSCAF=1968, whole genome shotgun sequence genome. Coding sequences within it:
- the LOC106380118 gene encoding protein LEAFY, with the translated sequence MDPEGFTSGLFRWNPTRAMVQQPPPPVPPPPQQQPPATPQTAAFGMRLGGLEGLFGPYGVRFYTAAKIAELGFTASTLVGMKDEELEDMMNSLSHIFRWELLVGERYGVKAAVRAERRRLLEEEEEGSSRRRHLILSAAGDSGTHHALDALSQEDDWTGLSEEPVHQLEHTDAAGNNGGGGGYWDAGQAKMKKPQQRRRKKQMVTSVETDDDMNEGDDDDDGNGGGGGGVLGIERQREHPFIVTEPGEVARGKKNGLDYLFHLYEQCREFLIQVQTIAKDRGEKCPTKVTNQVFRYAKKSGASYINKPKMRHYVHCYALHCLDEEASNALRRAFKERGENVGSWRQACYKPLVNIACRHGWDIDAVFNAHPRLSIWYVPTKLRQLCHLERSNAVAAASALVGNGISCTGSSASGGLGFN